The proteins below come from a single Ostrinia nubilalis chromosome Z, ilOstNubi1.1, whole genome shotgun sequence genomic window:
- the LOC135086522 gene encoding transmembrane protein 208 has translation MPPPKGKAPTKGAKQILMENSATVSFYRNMAVGAGVFHVLLLICVYADSVTPFNICMNVLVISLNATCYHLMRSMSQPKYTDNNQLIDPGLDLNMEGGMGEHIKDVVILTSITHILAIITNYFWLLLIFMPIRAFWLLWKHILGPWFFQEAPQDTEQDEKKRKKMERKMKRYQQ, from the exons ATGCCACCG CCCAAAGGGAAAGCCCCTACCAAAGGTGctaaacaaattttaatggaAAACTCTGCCACAGTGAGTTTCTACAGGAATATGGCGGTCGGTGCAGGGGTGTTCCATGTGCTTCTTCTGATTTGTGTCTATGCTGATAGTGTGACACCTTTCAATATT TGCATGAATGTGTTAGTGATTTCACTGAATGCAACATGCTACCACCTGATGAGGAGCATGAGCCAACCGAAGTATACTGACAACAATCAGTTAATTGATCCTGGACTTGATCTCAATATGGAAGGCGGCATGGGCGA ACATATCAAGGATGTGGTTATTCTCACATCAATCACTCATATCCTGGCAATCATTACTAACTACTTCTGGCTGCTCCTGATATTCATGCCCATTAGAGCCTTCTGGTTATTGTGGAAGCACATACTCGGACCATGGTTTTTCCAAGAAGCTCCTCAAGACACTGAGCAGGATGAGAAGAAAAGGAAGAAAATGGAAAGGAAAATGAAGAGGTACCAACAATAA
- the LOC135086515 gene encoding palmitoyltransferase ZDHHC3, with amino-acid sequence MNREFYDSSDDDDMESQYQVDPECLVLTRPDKDMHNRCCGGKAWCIKDICGIICAVLTWLLILYAEFVVMMVMLLPGLSSYPIYGYVNIFIFQCLAFLAFASHLRTMFTDPGAVPKGNATKEMIKQMSFREGQVIFKCTKCCSIKPERAHHCSVCQRCIRKMDHHCPWVNNCVGENNQKYFVLFTFYIAAISVHSLTLSVYQFVTCIRHEWRDCSTYSPPATVVLLLFLIAEALLFAIFTAVMLGTQLHAIWNDETGIEQLKKEQARWVRKSRWKSIQSVFGRFSILWFSPFTQPSPKTKLESYLYSV; translated from the exons atgaatcGCGAATTCTATGACAGTTCCGATGACGATGACATGGAAAGTCAGTATCAAGTAGATCCAGAATGTTTAGTGCTCACCAGGCCAGATAAAGACATGCACAACAGGTGCTGTGGTGGTAAAGCATGGTGTATAAAG GATATCTGTGGTATAATATGTGCTGTGTTAACATGGCTCTTGATCCTGTATGCAGAGTTTGTGGTGATGATGGTCATGTTACTGCCCGGCCTCTCAAGTTATCCCATATATGGAtatgttaatattttcatattccaaTGTTTGGCGTTCTTAGCTTTTGCATCACATCTCAGGACCATGTTCACAGACCCT GGTGCAGTTCCAAAAGGCAATGCAACGAAAGAAATGATCAAGCAAATGAGTTTCCGTGAAGGTCAAGTTATATTCAAATGCACAAAATGCTGTAGCATCAAGCCAGAGCGTGCACATCACTGTTCGGTATGTCAGCGATGCATCAGGAAGATGGACCACCACTGTCCGTGGGTCAACAACTGTGTTGGAGAGaacaatcaaaaatattttgttctgTTTACA TTTTATATTGCGGCAATTTCGGTACATTCCTTGACGCTGTCAGTATACCAATTCGTGACGTGCATCCGACATGAGTGGCGAGACTGTAGCACATACTCCCCGCCTGCCACCGTTGTGTTACTTCTGTTCCTCATTGCGGAAGCCCTGTTGTTCGCGATCTTCACAGCAGTCATGCTTGGGACGCAGTTGCATGCTATATGGAATGATGAAACT GGAATTGAACAACTAAAAAAGGAACAAGCGCGATGGGTCCGCAAGTCAAGATGGAAGAGTATACAATCAGTTTTCGGACGCTTCTCAATCCTCTGGTTTTCACCCTTCACCCAGCCTTCGCCCAAAACTAAGCTGGAGA